The Coffea eugenioides isolate CCC68of chromosome 8, Ceug_1.0, whole genome shotgun sequence genome has a segment encoding these proteins:
- the LOC113779940 gene encoding disease resistance protein RPM1-like → MAETVLSFVLRQLSTFLHEEGRLLAGLRPEVQFIMDELEQMRAFLQEAEAREEDAQPTLQQWIKQVRDAAYDTEDILDEFVARFARHRATGFYGSVRRIFSSIKNLRARHRVASEIQSIKSRIKSISEGHQRYKSDYGISASASNSLSAVNNTTWRYSRDDALLVEEAKLVGIDQPKKHLISQLLQGDDYQLKVVSVVGMGGLGKTTLVKRVHEDPEVRRHFPVRAWVTVSQTCDFQYLLKDLIRQLHKEGKKPVPQSIESSNTTELKEIIKDFLQQAGRYAIIFDDVWDVEFWNTIKFALPESCCGNRVMLTTRKADVASASCIESRRFVYRMEPLSVEDSRTLFCNKIFNGGNCPSHLMDVAKGILDKCEGLPLAILAIGGLLASKDVNRIDEWELVRRCLGGELEGTGKLDRVKKILSLSYGDLPWHLKACLLYTSIYPEDCEIACYDLINLWIAERFVEGREGMSIEDVAWNYLSELVNRSLIQVSKVFYEGIPNKCRIHDLLREVILLKSREQNMVTVTTGQPTTWPSEKVRRLVVHGSSSNNTQHHQQRRSYCFDHLRSFITVGSMSPLLSKTLLSGISRSSKLLKVLDFHGQETQEEIPNEIFKMFHLKHLDLYGTRVERVPKAIGKLQHLEFLDLGDTGVRELPMDILKLQKLRFLKVYQQVNSSDDDYGYHGFKAPSNMGVLLALEILNCVDASSGSTIIKEIGKLSQLRELYITKLRREDGKELCSSLANLTSLQRLRVESIGNGDDHDTIDLNHPSSSFLQSLHLLILCGRLEKMPQWVAHLHGLVRIDLNWSRLRGEEDPLESLQHLPNLGEINFCGSYQGEGLCFQAGGFLNLKWMQLKRLEGLRWMRVEEGALPRLQTLFLRLLPLLEELPLGIQHLIQLQRLILAEMSSQLREKLLENQKEESEDYTRIAHIPEIFIGYYTDDRKWRHRNLWEEKKKT, encoded by the coding sequence ATGGCAGAAACTGTTCTCTCTTTTGTGCTGCGTCAACTCTCAACTTTTCTGCACGAGGAGGGACGACTATTGGCAGGGCTTCGGCCAGAGGTCCAATTCATCATGGATGAGTTGGAGCAAATGAGAGCTTTCCTGCAAGAGGCAGAAGCAAGAGAAGAAGATGCTCAACCCACGCTCCAACAATGGATCAAGCAAGTGCGAGATGCTGCTTATGACACTGAGGACATTCTTGATGAATTTGTAGCTCGCTTTGCTCGGCATCGCGCAACAGGATTCTACGGCTCTGTTCGGAGAATTTTCAGCTCCATCAAGAATTTGAGAGCTCGTCATCGAGTTGCTAGCGAAATACAAAGCATCAAGTCCAGAATCAAAAGTATTTCTGAAGGTCATCAAAGATACAAATCCGACTATGGTATCTCTGCCTCAGCGTCCAACTCACTTTCTGCTGTGAACAACACAACATGGCGCTATAGCAGAGATGATGCGCTGCTTGTGGAAGAAGCTAAATTAGTTGGCATTGACCAGCCCAAGAAACATCTAATTTCTCAGCTCCTCCAAGGGGATGATTACCAACTGAAAGTTGTTTCAGTGGTTGGTATGGGAGGACTTGGCAAAACTACCCTGGTGAAAAGAGTCCACGAGGATCCTGAAGTCAGAAGGCATTTCCCAGTTCGTGCTTGGGTAACTGTCTCTCAGACATGTGACTTTCAGTACCTCCTGAAAGACTTGATTCGGCAGTTACACAAGGAAGGGAAGAAACCAGTCCCACAATCGATCGAGTCTTCGAATACCACCGAGCTCAAAGAAattatcaaagattttcttcaacaagctGGAAGGTATGCAATTATTTTTGATGATGTATGGGACGTGGAATTTTGGAATACCATCAAATTTGCTCTGCCCGAGAGCTGCTGTGGCAACCGTGTCATGCTAACAACTAGAAAAGCTGATGTAGCCTCTGCCTCTTGCATTGAATCTCGGCGTTTTGTCTACAGAATGGAGCCACTATCAGTTGAGGATTCGAGGACCCTGTTTTGCAACAAGATCTTTAACGGTGGTAACTGCCCTAGCCATTTGATGGATGTTGCCAAAGGTATATTGGATAAATGTGAGGGCTTGCCCCTTGCTATTCTTGCAATCGGTGGGCTTTTGGCTTCGAAAGATGTAAACAGAATAGATGAATGGGAGCTGGTTCGACGCTGTCTCGGGGGTGAATTAGAAGGCACGGGTAAGCTGGACAGAGTTAAAAAGATACTCTCTCTCAGTTATGGTGATTTGCCTTGGCATCTAAAGGCATGTCTGTTGTACACAAGCATCTACCCAGAGGATTGTGAAATAGCATGCTATGACCTAATTAATTTGTGGATTGCTGAAAGGTTTGTAGAAGGGAGAGAAGGAATGAGTATTGAAGATGTAGCCTGGAATTATCTCAGTGAACTCGTTAATAGAAGTCTAATTCAAGTGTCTAAGGTGTTTTATGAAGGAATACCCAACAAATGTCGAATCCATGATCTATTGAGAGAAGTTATTCTTCTCAAGTCAAGGGAACAAAACATGGTCACAGTTACTACTGGACAGCCGACGACGTGGCCGTCCGAGAAGGTACGCCGTCTAGTAGTCCATGGTAGTAGCAGTAACAACACCCAGCACCACCAACAAAGACGAAGTTATTGCTTTGACCACCTTCGGTCGTTCATTACAGTTGGATCCATGAGCCCGCTACTATCCAAAACGTTGTTATCTGGAATTTCAAGGAGTAGTAAGCTGTTAAAGGTTTTGGATTTTCATGGTCAAGAGACACAGGAGGAAATACCAAATGAGATTTTCAAGATGTTTCATCTCAAGCATCTGGACCTATATGGTACAAGAGTGGAGAGAGTCCCAAAAGCCATTGGAAAGCTTCAACATTTGGAGTTTCTTGATTTGGGAGATACTGGAGTTAGGGAATTACCCATGGACATCCTAAAGCTGCAAAAACTTCGGTTTCTCAAAGTATATCAACAAGTTAATTCTTCCGATGATGATTATGGATATCATGGGTTTAAAGCTCCCTCGAATATGGGAGTGCTTCTTGCCCTAGAAATATTAAACTGCGTAGATGCAAGTAGTGGGTCCACAATAATCAAGGAGATAGGAAAGCTGTCCCAATTAAGAGAGCTATATATTACAAAGTTGAGAAGAGAAGATGGAAAGGAACTCTGCTCCTCCCTTGCCAACCTCACCAGTCTTCAGAGATTAAGGGTTGAATCAATTGGAAATGGTGATGATCATGATACAATCGATCTAAATcatccttcttcttcttttcttcaatcTCTTCATCTGCTGATTTTGTGTGGCCGCTTAGAAAAGATGCCACAATGGGTAGCTCATCTTCACGGCTTGGTAAGAATAGATTTGAATTGGAGCAGGTTAAGAGGCGAGGAGGATCCGCTTGAATCCCTCCAACATTTGCCCAATTTGGGTGAAATTAATTTCTGTGGATCTTACCAGGGAGAAGGGTTGTGTTTCCAGGCTGGAGGGTTCCTAAATCTGAAGTGGATGCAATTAAAGAGATTGGAAGGGTTgagatggatgagagtggaggagGGTGCATTGCCTCGTCTACAAACACTATTTTTGCGGCTACTTCCATTACTAGAGGAGTTGCCTTTGGGTATCCAGCACTTGATCCAGCTTCAACGGCTGATTTTGGCTGAGATGAGTTCTCAATTGAGAGAGAAGCTGTTAGAGAATCAGAAGGAAGAAAGTGAAGATTACACAAGAATCGCACATATTCCTGAAATTTTCATTGGTTACTATACAGATGATAGGAAATGGAGACACCGCAACCTGtgggaggagaagaagaaaacatag